The Candidatus Cloacimonadaceae bacterium genome has a window encoding:
- a CDS encoding glycoside hydrolase family protein, with protein sequence SVLLNMCFNLGIGGLMGFNNTLAFIAAGDWERAANGMLASMWAKQVGRRAIELSELMRKGK encoded by the coding sequence TCGGTGCTGCTGAACATGTGTTTCAACTTGGGTATTGGTGGTCTTATGGGCTTCAACAACACCCTGGCTTTTATAGCTGCCGGAGACTGGGAACGGGCTGCCAATGGTATGCTTGCTTCCATGTGGGCAAAGCAGGTCGGTCGCAGAGCTATTGAGCTATCTGAGCTGATGAGGAAAGGCAAGTGA